A stretch of Triticum aestivum cultivar Chinese Spring chromosome 1D, IWGSC CS RefSeq v2.1, whole genome shotgun sequence DNA encodes these proteins:
- the LOC123181071 gene encoding NADH-ubiquinone oxidoreductase chain 5-like isoform X1, whose amino-acid sequence MYLLIVFLPLLGSSVAGFFGRFLGSEGTAIMTTMCVSFSLILSLIAFYEVALGASSCYLRIAPWISSEMFDASWGFLFDSLTVVMLIVVTFISSLVHLYSISYMSEDPHSPRFMCYLSIFTFFMLMLVTGDNFLQLFLGWEGVGLASYLLIHFWFTRLQADKAAIKAMLVNRVGDFGLALGIFGCFTLFQTVDYSTIFACASAPRNEWIFCNMRLNAITLICILLFIGAVGKSAQIGLHTWLPDAMEGPTPVSALIHAATMVTAGVFMIARCSPLFEYSPTALIVITFAGAMTSFLAATTGILQNNLKRVIAYSTCSQLGYMIFACGISNYSVSVFHLMNHAFFKALLFLSAGSVIHAMSDEQDMRKMGGLASSFPLTYAMMLMGSLSLIGFPFLTGFYSKDVILELAYTKYTISGNFAFWLGSVSVLFTSYYSFRLLFLTFLVPTNSFGRDRLRCHDAPIPMAIPLILLALGSLFVGYLAKV is encoded by the exons ATGTATCTACTTATTGTCTTTTTGCCTTTGCTCGGTAGTTCCGTAGCCGGTTTTTTCGGACGTTTTCTAGGATCTGAAGGAACCGCTATAATGACCACCATGTGCGTTTCATTTTCTTTGATCTTATCTTTGATTGCTTTTTATGAAGTCGCACTGGGAGCTAGTTCTTGCTATCTCAGAATAGCTCCATGGATCTCATCGGAAATGTTTGATGCTTCTTGGGGCTTCT TGTTCGATAGCCTGACCGTAGTGATGTTAATTGTGGTTACATTCATAAGTAGCTTGGTCCATCTTTATTCCATTTCATATATGTCTGAGGATCCGCATAGCCCTCGATTTATGTGTTATTTATCCATTTTTACTTTTTTTATGCTAATGTTGGTGACTGGAGATAACTTTCTTCAATTATTCCTGGGATGGGAGGGAGTAGGTCTTGCTTCATATTTGTTAATTCATTTCTGGTTTACACGACTTCAGGCGGATAAAGCTGCTATAAAAGCTATGCTTGTCAATCGAGTAGGTGATTTTGGATTAGCTCTTGGGATTTTTGGTTGTTTTACTCTCTTTCAAACAGTAGACTATTCAACCATTTTTGCTTGTGCTAGTGCTCCCAGAAATGAATGGATTTTTTGCAATATGAGATTGAATGCCATAACTCTGATTTGTATTTTACTTTTTATTGGTGCTGTTGGGAAATCTGCACAGATAGGATTGCATACTTGGTTACCCGATGCAATGGAGGGTCCCACTCCAGTATCTGCTTTGATTCATGCAGCTACTATGGTCACTGCTGGCGTTTTCATGATAGCAAGGTGCTCCCCTTTATTTGAATACTCACCTACGGCTTTGATTGTTATTACTTTTGCAGGAGCTATGACGTCATTCCTTGCGGCAACCACTGGAATATTACAGAACAATCTAAAGAGGGTCATAGCTTATTCAACTTGCAGTCAATTAGGCTATATGATCTTTGCTTGCGGCATCTCTAACTATTCGGTTAGCGTCTTTCACTTAATGAATCACGCGTTTTTCAAAGCATTACTCTTCCTGAGTGCGGGTTCGGTGATTCATGCCATGTCGGATGAGCAAGATATGCGGAAGATGGGGGGGCTTGCCTCCTCCTTTCCTTTGACCTATGCCATGATGCTCATGGGCAGCTTATCTCTTATTGGATTTCCTTTTCTAACAGGATTTTATTCTAAAGATGTGATCTTAGAGCTCGCTTACACAAAGTATACCATCAGTGGGAACTTTGCTTTCTGGTTGGGAAGTGTCTCTGTCCTTTTCACTTCTTATTACTCCTTTCGTTTACTATTTCTAACATTTCTAGTACCAACTAATTCATTCGGGCGAGACAGATTACGATGTCATGATGCGCCCATTCCTATGGCCATTCCTTTAATACTTTTGGCTCTCGGGAGTCTCTTTGTAGGATACTTGGCCAAAGTGTGA
- the LOC123181071 gene encoding NADH-ubiquinone oxidoreductase chain 5-like isoform X2, with protein sequence MLIVVTFISSLVHLYSISYMSEDPHSPRFMCYLSIFTFFMLMLVTGDNFLQLFLGWEGVGLASYLLIHFWFTRLQADKAAIKAMLVNRVGDFGLALGIFGCFTLFQTVDYSTIFACASAPRNEWIFCNMRLNAITLICILLFIGAVGKSAQIGLHTWLPDAMEGPTPVSALIHAATMVTAGVFMIARCSPLFEYSPTALIVITFAGAMTSFLAATTGILQNNLKRVIAYSTCSQLGYMIFACGISNYSVSVFHLMNHAFFKALLFLSAGSVIHAMSDEQDMRKMGGLASSFPLTYAMMLMGSLSLIGFPFLTGFYSKDVILELAYTKYTISGNFAFWLGSVSVLFTSYYSFRLLFLTFLVPTNSFGRDRLRCHDAPIPMAIPLILLALGSLFVGYLAKV encoded by the coding sequence ATGTTAATTGTGGTTACATTCATAAGTAGCTTGGTCCATCTTTATTCCATTTCATATATGTCTGAGGATCCGCATAGCCCTCGATTTATGTGTTATTTATCCATTTTTACTTTTTTTATGCTAATGTTGGTGACTGGAGATAACTTTCTTCAATTATTCCTGGGATGGGAGGGAGTAGGTCTTGCTTCATATTTGTTAATTCATTTCTGGTTTACACGACTTCAGGCGGATAAAGCTGCTATAAAAGCTATGCTTGTCAATCGAGTAGGTGATTTTGGATTAGCTCTTGGGATTTTTGGTTGTTTTACTCTCTTTCAAACAGTAGACTATTCAACCATTTTTGCTTGTGCTAGTGCTCCCAGAAATGAATGGATTTTTTGCAATATGAGATTGAATGCCATAACTCTGATTTGTATTTTACTTTTTATTGGTGCTGTTGGGAAATCTGCACAGATAGGATTGCATACTTGGTTACCCGATGCAATGGAGGGTCCCACTCCAGTATCTGCTTTGATTCATGCAGCTACTATGGTCACTGCTGGCGTTTTCATGATAGCAAGGTGCTCCCCTTTATTTGAATACTCACCTACGGCTTTGATTGTTATTACTTTTGCAGGAGCTATGACGTCATTCCTTGCGGCAACCACTGGAATATTACAGAACAATCTAAAGAGGGTCATAGCTTATTCAACTTGCAGTCAATTAGGCTATATGATCTTTGCTTGCGGCATCTCTAACTATTCGGTTAGCGTCTTTCACTTAATGAATCACGCGTTTTTCAAAGCATTACTCTTCCTGAGTGCGGGTTCGGTGATTCATGCCATGTCGGATGAGCAAGATATGCGGAAGATGGGGGGGCTTGCCTCCTCCTTTCCTTTGACCTATGCCATGATGCTCATGGGCAGCTTATCTCTTATTGGATTTCCTTTTCTAACAGGATTTTATTCTAAAGATGTGATCTTAGAGCTCGCTTACACAAAGTATACCATCAGTGGGAACTTTGCTTTCTGGTTGGGAAGTGTCTCTGTCCTTTTCACTTCTTATTACTCCTTTCGTTTACTATTTCTAACATTTCTAGTACCAACTAATTCATTCGGGCGAGACAGATTACGATGTCATGATGCGCCCATTCCTATGGCCATTCCTTTAATACTTTTGGCTCTCGGGAGTCTCTTTGTAGGATACTTGGCCAAAGTGTGA